In the genome of Myxococcus stipitatus, one region contains:
- a CDS encoding siderophore ABC transporter substrate-binding protein, which translates to MWRAAVVLAVVGLGAACQRSPEPASGAAPAAEAPSEKGRTVKHAQGTSVVPLHPQRVVVFDLVALDILQALGVEVFAVAGDQFPGHLAPFGDAKYPRMGTLFEPNYEALHSARPDLIITGGRSSAKYANLSRIAPTVDLPMGGVNYLDTVVANTELLATLFGREEKARVLVTELRASIAKLKETTTSRGTGLVVLVTGGRISAYGPGSRFGVIHGDFGVPVAAAGLSASLHGEVIGSEFIREKNPDWLFVIDRDAGMGQSGGARQVLDNELVHQTTAWKKGQVVYLDPMNAYLIGGGIQAVDRLRGQVAEFYASKAP; encoded by the coding sequence ATGTGGCGAGCCGCCGTGGTGCTGGCCGTCGTGGGCCTGGGGGCTGCGTGCCAGCGCTCGCCGGAGCCCGCGTCGGGAGCTGCTCCTGCGGCGGAGGCGCCGTCCGAGAAGGGGCGCACCGTCAAGCATGCCCAGGGGACGTCGGTGGTCCCGCTGCATCCCCAGCGCGTCGTGGTCTTCGACCTGGTGGCGTTGGACATCCTCCAGGCGTTGGGCGTGGAGGTCTTCGCCGTGGCGGGGGACCAGTTCCCGGGGCACCTCGCGCCGTTCGGGGACGCGAAGTACCCGCGCATGGGGACGCTGTTCGAGCCGAACTACGAGGCCCTCCACTCCGCGCGCCCGGACCTCATCATCACGGGGGGGCGCTCCAGCGCGAAGTACGCGAACCTGTCCCGCATCGCGCCCACGGTGGACCTGCCCATGGGTGGGGTGAACTACCTGGACACGGTGGTCGCCAACACGGAGCTGCTGGCGACCCTCTTCGGCAGGGAGGAGAAGGCGCGAGTGCTGGTGACGGAGCTGCGCGCCTCCATCGCGAAGCTGAAGGAGACGACGACGAGCCGAGGCACGGGGCTGGTGGTGCTCGTGACGGGCGGGCGCATCAGCGCGTATGGCCCGGGCTCCCGCTTCGGTGTCATCCACGGTGACTTCGGCGTGCCGGTGGCCGCCGCGGGGCTCAGCGCGTCCCTGCATGGCGAGGTCATCGGCTCGGAGTTCATCCGCGAGAAGAACCCCGACTGGCTGTTCGTGATTGATAGGGACGCGGGCATGGGGCAGTCGGGTGGGGCGCGGCAGGTGCTCGACAACGAGCTGGTCCACCAGACGACGGCGTGGAAGAAGGGGCAGGTCGTCTATCTGGACCCGATGAACGCGTACCTCATTGGTGGCGGCATCCAGGCGGTGGACCGGCTGCGCGGGCAGGTCGCGGAGTTCTACGCCTCGAAGGCGCCATAG
- a CDS encoding ABC transporter ATP-binding protein, whose protein sequence is MIEAANVTRRYGATVVVDDVSLRFPVGGITSIIGPNGAGKSTLLSMISRVSPMSSGSVRVDGLDVLTTPGEVLARKLAILRQDNHITARLTVRELVTFGRYPHSKGRPTVKDREHVERAIQHMGLGALAERFLDELSGGQRQRAFVAMVLCQDTDHVLLDEPLNGLDLKHAVSMMKQLRTAADTLGKSIVLVLHDLNFASCYSDHLIAMRDGKVLFQGRPDEIMRPEVLRAVYDLDIAIQQIEGDWIATHYR, encoded by the coding sequence ATGATTGAGGCCGCGAACGTCACCAGGCGCTATGGCGCCACGGTGGTCGTGGACGACGTGTCCCTGCGCTTCCCGGTGGGGGGCATCACCTCCATCATCGGGCCGAACGGCGCGGGCAAGTCGACGTTGCTGTCGATGATCAGCCGGGTGTCGCCGATGTCCTCGGGCTCGGTGCGGGTGGATGGCCTGGACGTCCTCACCACGCCGGGGGAGGTGCTCGCGCGGAAGCTGGCCATCCTTCGGCAGGACAATCACATCACCGCGCGGTTGACGGTGCGGGAGTTGGTGACGTTCGGCCGCTATCCACACTCCAAGGGGCGTCCCACGGTGAAGGACCGGGAGCACGTGGAGCGGGCCATCCAGCACATGGGGCTTGGCGCGCTCGCGGAGCGGTTCCTGGATGAGCTGTCGGGAGGCCAGCGTCAGCGCGCCTTCGTGGCGATGGTGCTGTGTCAGGACACGGACCACGTGCTTCTGGACGAGCCGCTCAATGGATTGGATTTGAAGCACGCGGTGTCGATGATGAAGCAGCTGCGCACCGCGGCCGACACGCTGGGCAAGAGCATCGTCCTGGTGCTGCACGACCTGAACTTCGCCTCGTGCTACTCGGACCACCTCATCGCGATGCGCGACGGCAAGGTCCTGTTCCAGGGACGGCCGGACGAAATCATGCGGCCGGAGGTGCTTCGGGCTGTGTATGACCTGGACATCGCCATCCAACAGATTGAGGGCGACTGGATTGCCACGCACTACCGCTGA
- a CDS encoding acetyltransferase has translation MKQQPTLFLAVMAMGFLGVAAPAQAAEKTTYPVVFAHGLGGFDDILGYDYWGDDYGTFVGDACDGFLETSCNGDLDSGQRTFAAAVQPVQSSDVRGLDLANDIEGYLASVGSSYVNLVGHSQGGIDVRKAARVLRERKGYTVVKTVVSVSSPHRGSPVAKYILDLKPGITSVLDALFRFYGNIVYAPGNDGYAAVKALIYNDADPNDGKTTGNKAFNLAYPVSPSYASHYASLVTAQSGASVNPALFLLKEFIFDIDGDGACTDDCDNDGAAGKGDGIRGEQDDDGLVGINSQQMGYRLRYTERLGLLDTISQDTSLGYVGNLNAPSALQMTSMSSVINQDHVDVIGIGPDTFDEMEFYAAIIDYIAKND, from the coding sequence ATGAAGCAGCAGCCGACGCTGTTCCTCGCAGTCATGGCCATGGGTTTCCTGGGTGTCGCCGCGCCGGCCCAGGCCGCGGAGAAGACGACGTATCCGGTGGTGTTCGCGCACGGGCTCGGGGGGTTCGACGACATCCTCGGGTACGACTACTGGGGTGACGACTACGGCACCTTCGTGGGCGACGCCTGTGACGGGTTCCTGGAGACGTCGTGCAACGGGGACCTGGACAGCGGCCAGCGCACCTTCGCCGCGGCGGTGCAGCCGGTGCAGAGCTCCGACGTGCGAGGGCTCGACCTGGCCAACGACATCGAGGGGTACCTGGCCTCGGTGGGTTCCTCGTATGTGAATCTGGTGGGCCACTCGCAGGGCGGCATCGACGTGCGCAAGGCGGCGCGGGTGCTGCGTGAGCGCAAGGGCTACACGGTGGTGAAGACGGTGGTGAGCGTGTCTTCCCCGCACCGGGGCTCTCCGGTGGCCAAGTACATCCTGGACCTGAAGCCGGGCATCACCAGCGTGCTGGACGCGCTGTTCCGCTTCTACGGCAACATCGTCTACGCGCCGGGCAATGACGGCTACGCGGCGGTGAAGGCGCTCATCTACAACGACGCGGACCCGAACGACGGCAAGACGACGGGCAACAAGGCGTTCAACCTCGCGTATCCGGTCAGCCCCTCCTACGCGTCCCACTACGCGTCCCTGGTGACGGCGCAGAGCGGGGCCAGCGTGAATCCGGCGCTGTTCCTGCTGAAGGAGTTCATCTTCGACATCGACGGAGACGGCGCGTGCACGGATGACTGCGACAACGACGGCGCGGCCGGCAAGGGCGACGGCATCCGCGGGGAGCAGGACGACGACGGGCTCGTGGGCATCAACTCGCAGCAGATGGGCTACCGGCTGCGGTACACGGAGCGCCTGGGCCTGCTGGACACCATCTCCCAGGACACGTCCCTGGGCTACGTGGGCAACCTCAACGCGCCCAGCGCGCTCCAGATGACCTCCATGTCCAGCGTCATCAACCAGGACCACGTGGATGTGATTGGCATCGGACCGGACACGTTCGACGAGATGGAGTTCTACGCGGCCATCATCGACTACATCGCGAAGAACGACTGA
- a CDS encoding ABC transporter permease, with amino-acid sequence MIRLVAAVAVIALLALVSVFIGVGDVSWHALVSPGPDEQALQMLLISRIPRLLAVLLVGTSLGVAGLILQMLARNRFVEPATVGAADSAGLGLLVATMLMPQLPVLGKMLVAAAFSLAGTALFLLILRRIPLRSVLIVPLVGLVLGSVFDSVTTFFAYRSDLLQSVNAWKTGDFSNVLRGRYELLWAAFGLTCGAYFAADRFTVAGMGESFTTNLGMRYSRIVALGLLIVSLITGLVVVTVGMVPFLGLLVPNLVSMFLGDNTRRSLPWVAVGGAGFVLLCDVLGRVVRFPYEIPGATIAGVAGSVLFLSLLTRREARVG; translated from the coding sequence GTGATTCGACTCGTCGCCGCCGTTGCCGTCATTGCCCTGCTGGCCCTGGTCAGCGTGTTCATTGGCGTGGGCGACGTGTCCTGGCACGCGCTGGTGTCGCCGGGGCCGGATGAGCAGGCGCTCCAGATGTTGCTCATCAGCCGCATCCCCCGGCTGCTGGCGGTCCTGCTGGTGGGCACCTCGCTGGGCGTGGCGGGGCTCATCCTCCAGATGCTCGCGCGCAACCGCTTCGTGGAGCCCGCGACGGTGGGCGCGGCGGACTCCGCGGGCCTGGGGTTGCTCGTCGCCACCATGCTGATGCCCCAGCTCCCGGTGCTGGGGAAGATGCTCGTCGCGGCGGCGTTCTCGCTGGCGGGCACGGCGTTGTTCCTGCTCATCCTGCGGCGCATCCCGCTGCGCTCGGTGCTCATCGTCCCGCTGGTGGGGCTGGTGCTGGGCAGTGTGTTCGACTCGGTGACGACGTTCTTCGCGTACCGGTCCGACCTGCTCCAGTCGGTCAACGCATGGAAGACGGGCGACTTCTCCAACGTGCTGCGGGGGCGCTACGAGCTGCTGTGGGCGGCGTTCGGCCTCACGTGTGGCGCGTACTTCGCCGCGGACCGCTTCACGGTGGCGGGGATGGGGGAGTCCTTCACCACGAACCTGGGGATGCGCTACTCGCGCATCGTGGCGCTGGGGCTGCTCATCGTCTCGCTCATCACGGGGCTGGTGGTCGTCACGGTGGGGATGGTGCCGTTCCTGGGGCTGCTGGTTCCCAACCTCGTCAGCATGTTCCTGGGTGACAACACGCGGCGCTCATTGCCATGGGTGGCGGTGGGTGGGGCGGGCTTCGTGTTGCTGTGTGACGTCCTGGGCCGGGTGGTGCGCTTCCCCTATGAAATCCCCGGGGCGACCATCGCGGGCGTCGCGGGCAGCGTGCTCTTCCTGAGCCTCCTGACGCGGAGGGAAGCCCGTGTTGGCTGA
- a CDS encoding glycogen/starch/alpha-glucan phosphorylase, with protein sequence MASPTPSSQQPRSTTSSSSDDGGRTGSDASSMRRSFLDHVRYSRGKNYETSTAHDRFMALSLAVRDRLADRWVRTARTYYEKDAKRAYYLSAEYLLGRALGNNLLNLGMYESAAEAMREVGVDLTNLLEMEPDAGLGNGGLGRLAACFLDSLATLGYPGMGYGIRYEFGIFTQDIVDGYQVERADEWLKFGNPWEIVRPEKAVPVRFFGRVEHHQGPDGKPIARWVGGKTVVGVPYDTPIAGYHNDTVNTLRLWQARASEEFDLLLFNAGDYERSVVEKNDSEVISKVLYPNDAFQAGKELRLKQQYFFVACSIADIVRRYLKNHTDFRDFPKKAAIQLNDTHPAIGVAELMRVLVDEKRLPWDEAWSITQAVFGYTNHTLLAEAMEKWPATLFERLLPRHLELIYEINQRFLRQVQIRYPYDQEKLRRMSLVEEGQEKKIRMAHLAVVGSHSINGVAALHTDLLRRDVLPDFAAMFPERFNNKTNGVTPRRWLAWCNPRLSKLITSRIGGGWATDLDKLRDLEAHAEDPAFRKAFREVKRANKEDLSRHIKDLRPVTLNPDAIFDVQIKRLHEYKRQLLDAIHIVTLWMRARRDPSTIIHPRAFIFGAKAAPGYHLAKLTIRLINGIAEVVNSDAGTTGLQVVFAPNYRVSLAERIIPAADVSEQISTAGMEASGTGNMKLMLNGALTLGTLDGANVEIREAVGDENFFLFGLTADEVIARKRAGYRPRDEYNQHLELREALDLIASGFFSPEDRALYKPLVESLLEEDRYLVLADFASYAARQEEVVRAYQDTEAWTRKCIINVARAGIFSSDRTIKQYAEEIWRIQQTPVEP encoded by the coding sequence ATGGCCTCTCCCACTCCCTCTTCCCAGCAGCCGCGGTCCACCACGTCCAGCTCGAGCGACGACGGCGGTCGCACCGGAAGCGACGCGTCCTCCATGCGCCGCTCCTTCCTGGACCACGTGCGCTACTCGCGCGGGAAGAACTACGAGACGTCCACCGCGCATGACCGCTTCATGGCCCTGTCCCTCGCCGTCCGCGACAGGCTGGCCGACCGCTGGGTGCGCACGGCGCGCACCTACTACGAGAAGGACGCCAAGCGCGCCTACTATCTGTCCGCGGAGTACCTGCTGGGTCGGGCGCTCGGAAACAACCTGCTGAATCTGGGCATGTACGAGTCCGCCGCCGAGGCCATGCGGGAAGTGGGCGTGGACCTCACCAACCTCCTGGAGATGGAGCCGGACGCGGGCCTGGGCAACGGCGGCCTGGGCCGGCTGGCGGCGTGCTTCCTGGACTCGCTGGCGACGCTCGGCTACCCCGGCATGGGGTACGGCATCCGCTACGAGTTCGGCATCTTCACGCAGGACATCGTGGACGGCTACCAGGTGGAGCGCGCCGACGAGTGGCTCAAGTTCGGCAACCCCTGGGAAATCGTCCGGCCGGAGAAGGCCGTGCCGGTGCGCTTCTTCGGGCGCGTGGAGCACCACCAGGGCCCGGACGGCAAGCCCATTGCCCGGTGGGTGGGCGGCAAGACGGTGGTGGGCGTGCCCTACGACACGCCCATCGCCGGCTACCACAACGACACCGTCAACACGCTGCGGCTGTGGCAGGCGCGTGCGTCCGAGGAGTTCGACCTGCTGCTCTTCAACGCGGGCGACTACGAGCGCTCCGTGGTGGAGAAGAACGACTCGGAGGTCATCTCCAAGGTCCTCTACCCCAACGACGCGTTCCAGGCCGGCAAGGAGCTGCGGCTCAAGCAGCAGTACTTCTTCGTCGCCTGCTCCATCGCGGACATCGTCCGGCGCTACCTGAAGAACCACACGGACTTCAGGGATTTCCCCAAGAAGGCCGCCATCCAGCTCAATGACACCCATCCGGCCATCGGCGTGGCGGAGCTGATGCGGGTGCTGGTGGACGAGAAGCGGCTGCCCTGGGACGAGGCGTGGTCGATTACCCAGGCGGTGTTCGGCTACACCAACCACACGCTCCTGGCGGAGGCGATGGAGAAGTGGCCGGCGACGCTGTTCGAGCGGCTGCTGCCTCGGCACCTGGAGCTCATCTACGAAATCAACCAGCGCTTCCTGCGGCAGGTGCAGATCCGCTACCCCTATGACCAGGAGAAGCTGCGGCGGATGAGCCTGGTGGAGGAAGGCCAGGAGAAGAAGATTCGCATGGCCCACCTCGCGGTGGTGGGCAGCCACAGCATCAACGGCGTGGCCGCGCTGCACACGGACCTCCTGCGCCGGGACGTGCTGCCGGACTTCGCGGCCATGTTCCCGGAGCGCTTCAACAATAAGACGAACGGCGTGACGCCCCGGCGGTGGCTGGCATGGTGCAACCCGCGCCTGTCCAAGCTGATTACGTCGCGCATCGGCGGCGGCTGGGCCACGGACCTGGACAAGCTGCGCGACTTGGAGGCCCACGCGGAGGACCCGGCCTTCCGCAAGGCGTTCCGCGAGGTGAAGCGCGCGAACAAGGAGGACCTGTCGCGCCACATCAAGGACTTGCGTCCGGTGACGCTCAACCCCGACGCCATCTTCGACGTGCAGATCAAGCGCCTGCACGAGTACAAGCGGCAGCTCCTGGATGCCATCCACATCGTCACGCTGTGGATGCGCGCGCGCCGGGACCCGAGCACCATCATCCACCCGCGCGCGTTCATCTTCGGCGCCAAGGCGGCGCCGGGCTACCACCTGGCGAAGCTGACCATCCGCCTCATCAATGGCATCGCGGAGGTGGTCAACAGCGACGCGGGGACCACGGGCCTGCAGGTGGTGTTCGCCCCCAACTACCGGGTGAGCCTGGCCGAGCGCATCATCCCCGCCGCCGACGTGTCCGAGCAGATCTCCACGGCCGGCATGGAGGCGTCCGGCACGGGCAACATGAAGCTGATGCTCAACGGCGCGCTGACGCTGGGCACGCTGGACGGCGCCAACGTGGAGATTCGCGAGGCGGTGGGCGACGAGAACTTCTTCCTCTTCGGCCTCACCGCGGACGAGGTCATCGCCCGCAAGCGCGCCGGCTACCGGCCGCGTGACGAGTACAACCAGCACCTGGAGCTGCGCGAGGCGCTGGACCTCATCGCCTCCGGCTTCTTCTCCCCGGAGGACCGCGCCCTCTACAAGCCCCTGGTGGAGAGCCTGCTGGAGGAGGACCGCTACCTGGTGCTCGCGGACTTCGCCTCGTACGCGGCCAGGCAGGAGGAGGTCGTCCGCGCCTACCAGGACACCGAGGCGTGGACGCGCAAGTGCATCATCAACGTGGCGCGCGCCGGCATCTTCTCCTCGGACCGCACCATCAAGCAGTACGCAGAGGAGATCTGGCGCATCCAGCAGACGCCCGTGGAGCCGTAG
- a CDS encoding TIGR02265 family protein has translation MAFEQNDLDQRIALMRPEDTVRGLIFNALLLLAERQLGADMASRLREPFFKRSPVDFFSYPAVDAIRLMYATSEALVTAGHYGTHEEAVRACGAASVTGFFSSTVGQTLTRLIGKGDPKRMLSNAPTAYSTLVSYGRREYNVVTERHVRLSFHGDMQPVQYHEGVFQEALKAIQCKGTVVGTPRGFFAADYDIVWE, from the coding sequence ATGGCCTTCGAGCAGAATGACCTGGACCAGCGAATCGCGCTGATGCGGCCGGAAGACACTGTCCGTGGCCTCATCTTCAATGCGCTGCTGCTCCTGGCGGAGCGACAGCTGGGGGCGGACATGGCCTCGAGGTTGCGCGAGCCCTTCTTCAAGCGCTCACCGGTGGACTTCTTCTCCTACCCCGCGGTGGATGCCATCCGGTTGATGTATGCCACGTCGGAGGCACTCGTGACCGCCGGGCACTACGGCACCCATGAAGAGGCTGTGCGAGCGTGTGGCGCCGCCTCCGTCACGGGCTTCTTCTCCTCCACCGTGGGCCAGACGCTGACGCGCCTGATTGGCAAGGGCGACCCCAAGCGCATGTTGTCCAATGCGCCCACCGCGTACTCCACGCTCGTGAGCTATGGCCGCCGGGAGTACAACGTCGTGACGGAGCGCCACGTGCGGCTGTCCTTCCACGGGGACATGCAGCCGGTGCAGTACCACGAGGGGGTGTTTCAGGAGGCGCTCAAGGCCATCCAGTGCAAGGGCACCGTCGTGGGAACCCCTCGCGGCTTCTTCGCGGCGGACTACGACATCGTCTGGGAGTAG
- a CDS encoding iron chelate uptake ABC transporter family permease subunit — MLAERLVETRRPERMLLILGAVALACAGLFLLVNVGSDWRFILPFRGRKLATALLVGYSIAVSTVLFQTVTGNRVLTPAILGFDNLYVLIQTCLLYFLGSGVVAGLDPRLRFGVEVLVMVAFSGLLYWGLFGGGQRGVERVLLTGVVLGVLFKSLASFLQRLIDPNEFIFLQDRFFASFNQPDEELLLISFALTLGVSVVGWRMLRTLDVLVLGRETAINLGVNHPRTVAGVLVVVAILVSVSSALVGPVTFFGLLVSSLAYGVVRTYRHGLVLPAAALIAGVSLVAGQFLLEQVFAFNTNPRVIIDFVGGLVFISMLLRRNPG, encoded by the coding sequence GTGTTGGCTGAGCGCCTGGTGGAGACGCGTCGGCCCGAGCGCATGTTGCTCATCCTGGGCGCCGTGGCGCTGGCGTGCGCCGGGCTGTTCCTGCTCGTCAACGTGGGGAGTGATTGGCGGTTCATCCTCCCGTTCCGAGGGCGCAAGCTCGCGACGGCGCTGCTGGTGGGCTACTCCATCGCGGTCTCCACGGTGCTCTTCCAGACGGTGACGGGCAACCGCGTGCTGACGCCCGCCATCCTGGGGTTCGACAACCTCTACGTGCTCATCCAGACGTGCCTGCTCTACTTCCTGGGCTCCGGGGTGGTGGCGGGCCTGGACCCGAGGCTCCGCTTCGGCGTGGAGGTGCTGGTCATGGTGGCCTTCTCGGGGCTCCTGTACTGGGGCCTGTTCGGAGGAGGGCAGCGCGGCGTGGAGCGGGTGCTCCTGACGGGCGTGGTGCTGGGGGTGTTGTTCAAGAGCCTGGCGTCGTTCCTCCAGCGGCTCATCGACCCCAACGAGTTCATCTTCCTGCAGGACCGGTTCTTCGCGAGCTTCAACCAGCCGGACGAGGAGCTGCTGCTCATCTCGTTCGCGCTGACGCTGGGCGTGTCGGTGGTCGGGTGGCGGATGCTGCGGACGCTGGACGTGCTGGTGTTGGGGCGCGAGACGGCCATCAACCTGGGGGTGAATCACCCGCGGACGGTGGCGGGCGTGCTGGTGGTGGTGGCCATCCTCGTGTCCGTGTCGAGCGCGCTGGTGGGGCCGGTGACCTTCTTCGGCCTGCTGGTGTCCAGCCTGGCGTATGGGGTCGTGCGCACGTACCGGCATGGGCTCGTGCTGCCCGCGGCGGCGCTCATCGCGGGGGTGTCCCTGGTCGCGGGGCAGTTCCTGCTGGAGCAGGTCTTTGCGTTCAACACCAACCCGCGCGTCATCATCGATTTCGTGGGAGGGCTGGTGTTCATCTCGATGCTCTTGCGGAGGAACCCGGGATGA